In a single window of the Manis pentadactyla isolate mManPen7 chromosome 14, mManPen7.hap1, whole genome shotgun sequence genome:
- the LOC118924411 gene encoding histone H2A.J, with protein sequence MSGRGKQGGKVRAKAKSRSSRAGLQFPVGRVHRLLRKGNYAERVGAGAPVYLAAVLEYLTAEILELAGNAARDNKKTRIIPRHLQLAIRNDEELNKLLGKVTIAQGGVLPNIQAVLLPKKTESQKAKSK encoded by the coding sequence ATGTCTGGTCGCGGAAAGCAGGGCGGCAAAGTGCGCGCAAAGGCCAAATCCCGGTCCTCCCGCGCCGGCCTGCAGTTCCCGGTGGGCCGAGTGCACAGACTGCTGCGCAAAGGTAACTACGCGGAGCGAGTAGGCGCCGGGGCGCCGGTGTACCTGGCGGCCGTGTTGGAGTACCTGACAGCCGAGATCTTGGAGTTGGCTGGCAACGCCGCGCGTGACAACAAGAAGACCAGGATTATCCCTCGACACCTGCAACTCGCCATCCGCAACGACGAGGAGCTAAACAAACTGCTGGGGAAAGTGACCATCGCCCAGGGCGGCGTCCTGCCCAACATCCAGGCCGTGCTGCTGCCCAAGAAGACCGAGAGTCAGAAGGCCAAGAGCAAGTGA